From a region of the Paenibacillus sp. R14(2021) genome:
- a CDS encoding NADH-quinone oxidoreductase subunit N, with the protein MDAAQQQLQSLSWSDAAYLAPEWILIAFTVVLAVLDLFLPRRSSLTGWLTLAGLLISLGTVVWRLTELVDAAKQIDAGGQAVSGVIRIMADSYRIDYFSSLLKIVFLVSTALIVLMSLGTVKREEITDKGEFYYLLMPAVVGAMIMASSGDLITLYIGLELLSITTYVLVGIRKHAVQSAEAAFKYVVTGGISSALILFGMSYLYGVTGATNLGAIALGIKEHGVDYPAILYVAFFFILAGLGIKIAAAPFHYWAADVYQGAPTPVTAFLAVVSKGAAFAVIFRIIYNIAFYASSPGKPIADDVFLVLFILAAAAMLVGSTMALRQYNAKRLIALSGVANAGYLLIPIGLSIKGMHASNFGEFLFYLAAYLLMTIGALAVIAVVGRSVGHDEVGGFSGLYYRAPWTAAAMIVFVLSLAGLPVTGGFFGKLFILLGAAQTHDYWIAAVMVVSSVISYYFYFGLIRQMFMRATIDNDVKVPVTTGVVIWLCAAATVMLGIVPGPVLGWINSHFSIVNDLFVR; encoded by the coding sequence ATGGACGCTGCGCAACAACAGCTGCAGTCGCTCTCCTGGAGCGATGCGGCCTATCTCGCCCCGGAATGGATATTGATTGCATTCACGGTTGTTCTCGCGGTACTCGATTTATTCCTGCCGCGGCGCTCTTCCTTAACGGGCTGGCTGACGCTGGCCGGCCTGTTGATCTCGCTTGGAACCGTCGTCTGGCGCCTGACGGAGCTGGTGGATGCAGCCAAGCAGATCGATGCCGGCGGCCAGGCGGTCAGCGGCGTTATTCGTATCATGGCAGACAGCTACCGCATCGATTATTTCTCCAGCTTGCTCAAGATCGTGTTCCTCGTTTCCACGGCGCTCATCGTATTAATGAGTCTCGGCACGGTGAAGCGGGAAGAGATCACCGACAAGGGCGAGTTCTACTATCTGCTTATGCCGGCCGTCGTCGGCGCAATGATTATGGCGTCCTCGGGCGACTTGATTACGCTGTATATCGGACTTGAGCTGCTCAGCATCACGACCTATGTGTTAGTCGGCATCCGCAAGCATGCCGTGCAGTCGGCGGAAGCGGCGTTTAAGTACGTAGTCACGGGCGGCATTTCGTCGGCGCTGATTCTGTTCGGCATGTCATACCTGTACGGCGTGACAGGGGCGACGAATCTGGGGGCGATTGCCCTGGGCATCAAGGAACACGGCGTCGATTATCCGGCGATTCTCTATGTGGCCTTCTTCTTTATTCTCGCTGGGCTCGGCATTAAGATTGCGGCAGCGCCGTTCCATTACTGGGCGGCCGATGTGTACCAAGGAGCGCCGACGCCGGTGACCGCTTTCCTGGCGGTCGTCTCCAAGGGCGCAGCGTTCGCGGTTATTTTTCGCATCATCTATAATATAGCGTTCTATGCGTCTTCGCCGGGCAAACCGATCGCGGACGATGTGTTCCTGGTATTGTTTATCCTGGCTGCAGCCGCGATGCTGGTCGGCTCGACAATGGCACTGCGGCAGTATAATGCGAAGCGGCTCATCGCGCTGTCGGGCGTTGCGAACGCGGGTTATCTGCTTATTCCGATCGGCCTATCGATCAAAGGCATGCATGCATCCAACTTCGGCGAGTTTCTCTTTTACTTGGCGGCCTATCTGCTTATGACCATCGGCGCGCTCGCGGTCATTGCCGTGGTTGGCAGGTCGGTTGGCCATGATGAGGTCGGGGGCTTCTCGGGGCTGTACTACCGGGCGCCTTGGACGGCTGCGGCGATGATCGTATTCGTGCTTTCGCTGGCAGGTCTGCCGGTGACGGGCGGTTTTTTTGGGAAACTGTTCATTCTGCTTGGCGCAGCGCAGACGCATGATTACTGGATTGCGGCGGTCATGGTCGTGAGCAGCGTCATCTCGTATTATTTCTACTTCGGGCTAATCCGCCAAATGTTCATGCGCGCCACGATCGATAACGACGTGAAGGTGCCGGTAACGACCGGCGTCGTCATCTGGCTGTGCGCTGCGGCGACGGTGATGCTTGGTATCGTTCCCGGCCCGGTGCTAGGCTGGATCAACAGCCATTTCTCGATCGTGAACGACTTGTTCGTTCGCTAG
- a CDS encoding NuoM family protein, translating into MLADLPILSLITFSPLLGVLVLLCLPKHRSRWLKVTAVTATILPLLLSFWLYADYNGVKGGKAYEENATWVDTSLDKLTVGEVSSYTLKLQYHMGVDGLSMPLLLLTTIVGVMAALASLHVKKRWKAFYIWFLLLEVGMLGVFLARDVFLFFVFFEMTLIPMFFLIGIWGFLNREQAANKFLLYNGIGSALMLLAFVLLVATAGFSVEQLPEKQQTNLSFSGSYEVISSNLASKDAYVNMSPDQMQGQENPVYLSERMRWVIFLLLLVAFGIKLPIFPFHTWMLKVHAEAPPSVVMIHSGVLLKMGAYGLLRFGVFMFPEQTKEWAWVLAVLGVINILYGAVLALVQKEFKLVLAYSSISHMGVVLLGIASLNEIGLHGAMIQLVSHGLISALLFLLVGSIYERTGSTELKDLGGLARSMPFLSGILLTAGMASLGLPGLSGFVGEFLSLLGLFDSMRVLTGIAVLGVILTAVYVLRSVLGITFGALPERLAAVRDVRLVEAIPMIALLAFIVLIGVYPAVLTEPMKHGFDTLLQQLSEKAGR; encoded by the coding sequence ATGCTGGCAGATCTTCCGATTTTATCGCTGATTACGTTCTCCCCGCTGCTCGGCGTGCTCGTGCTGCTGTGTCTGCCGAAACATCGAAGCCGCTGGCTCAAAGTAACGGCTGTGACGGCAACCATTCTGCCGCTGCTGCTCTCGTTCTGGCTCTATGCCGACTACAACGGGGTTAAGGGCGGCAAGGCGTATGAGGAGAATGCGACGTGGGTGGACACGTCGCTTGATAAATTGACCGTAGGCGAAGTGAGCTCCTACACGCTGAAGCTGCAGTACCACATGGGCGTAGACGGCTTATCCATGCCGCTGCTGCTCTTGACGACCATTGTCGGCGTCATGGCTGCGCTTGCGTCCTTGCATGTGAAGAAAAGATGGAAAGCCTTCTATATCTGGTTTCTGCTGCTTGAGGTCGGCATGCTGGGCGTGTTCTTGGCCAGGGATGTCTTTCTGTTCTTCGTCTTCTTCGAAATGACGCTTATACCGATGTTCTTCCTGATCGGCATTTGGGGCTTCTTGAATCGGGAGCAGGCGGCGAACAAATTCCTGCTCTACAACGGAATCGGCTCTGCGCTGATGCTGCTTGCTTTCGTACTCCTTGTCGCGACCGCGGGCTTCAGCGTGGAACAGCTGCCGGAGAAGCAGCAAACCAACTTGTCCTTCAGCGGCAGCTATGAGGTGATCAGCTCGAATCTCGCGAGCAAGGACGCCTATGTAAACATGTCTCCGGATCAGATGCAGGGGCAGGAAAATCCGGTGTATCTGTCGGAGCGCATGCGTTGGGTCATCTTCCTGCTGCTGCTTGTCGCATTCGGCATCAAGCTGCCGATCTTCCCGTTCCATACGTGGATGCTGAAAGTGCATGCGGAGGCGCCGCCTTCCGTCGTCATGATCCATTCCGGGGTGCTGCTCAAAATGGGGGCCTACGGCCTGCTGCGATTCGGGGTCTTCATGTTTCCGGAGCAGACGAAGGAATGGGCGTGGGTGCTTGCGGTACTCGGTGTCATTAATATTTTGTACGGCGCGGTGCTTGCGCTCGTACAGAAGGAATTTAAGCTGGTGCTGGCCTATTCATCCATCAGCCATATGGGCGTTGTACTGCTCGGCATCGCTTCGCTGAACGAAATCGGGCTGCACGGCGCAATGATCCAGCTCGTCTCGCACGGTCTGATCTCGGCGCTCCTGTTCCTGCTGGTCGGCAGCATCTATGAGCGGACCGGCTCGACGGAGCTGAAGGATCTCGGCGGCTTGGCCCGCAGCATGCCGTTCTTAAGCGGTATCTTATTGACGGCGGGGATGGCATCGCTTGGACTTCCGGGCCTGTCCGGCTTTGTCGGCGAATTTCTCTCCCTGCTCGGCTTGTTCGATTCGATGCGCGTGCTGACAGGTATTGCGGTGCTGGGCGTCATTCTGACAGCTGTTTATGTCCTGCGCAGCGTGCTCGGCATCACCTTCGGCGCGCTGCCGGAGCGATTAGCCGCCGTGCGGGACGTCCGCCTCGTCGAGGCAATCCCGATGATTGCTCTTCTCGCGTTCATTGTGCTGATCGGGGTGTACCCTGCCGTATTGACGGAGCCCATGAAGCACGGCTTCGACACACTGCTTCAGCAACTATCTGAGAAGGCGGGGAGGTAG
- a CDS encoding DUF1146 domain-containing protein, with product MMMDQLAATAGVHALISILIELLCIALAWIAIQELKLDNILKRPRSSTARLLQIMLSVVLGHAFASFVLAYWNWSGLLKGIVE from the coding sequence ATGATGATGGATCAATTAGCGGCAACAGCCGGGGTACACGCACTTATTTCTATTCTGATCGAATTATTATGTATTGCACTCGCTTGGATCGCGATTCAGGAGCTTAAACTGGACAATATTTTGAAACGGCCGAGAAGCTCGACTGCGCGTCTGCTCCAAATTATGCTGTCGGTCGTGCTCGGCCATGCGTTTGCCTCCTTCGTCCTTGCCTATTGGAACTGGTCGGGTCTGCTGAAAGGCATTGTCGAATAA
- a CDS encoding S8 family serine peptidase, whose protein sequence is MMINPYRVKSHRQDRAKPSCESSAACSAMPGGGRQPAAALAARFARLALHAGLAALLLAGAPAAAAPLAAGAAPAAMPPAAAIGGPAAQAAPAAAGGRDEPRTWLIKWRDPAQAKPLRGTRVLRRLASPAAGAVDVVRPADPGADTEEWLLRLQNTPELEYVQPVGAVQLLADEPAANDPELPKQHYLDQIGAKEAWAKVHDQKDMTIALIDTGVDADHPDLKDNLVPGINLVTPGKPPEDDNGHGTAVAGVLAGEGNNKKGIAGILWQAKIMPIKALDADGYGDEERLGEAITYAVDHGARILVLSVGLYRYSPYLKDIAMYAESKGALLVAASGNDGQLLGAKAKVKYPAAYPTVLAISGADADGKPEPRSNTGPEIDLAAPWGVYTTALGGGYTYEEGTSMAAPQAAAAAALVWAVHPGYKPYQVRELLRQTAKDIGNPGFDNASGYGLLQIDQAVNGQLRVDGYEPNNSRASAKVFPLGTKIAGELNGGTDREWFAIDVPYDGVVSIGVQGMPAAGESMQTLLLSHPGDSSPQGTQDTKLGNQTVEWHVKKGRNYVELRFFNGSIKQKLPYLLTSAFDIAPDAYEMNDKQYQAFTLQPRSQQIIGNFHQKGDRDWYGVHFDTGGTLKLSVSTDSARMDPALAFQRQGEALKEIDDNSEGESEASQSINVTPGLYYIRVYNAMSAQASPSAATYKLNLLFATRYTDPNEPNDRTYEATGISPGSSYSGVIGIQGDADWYQLRLAGASMVTLHVSGIPAGITMKAEVFDKRQKPLFSLKSAPKALSMAREQKLDAGLYYMKVTASAPFDKQYYGLRVKAEKLVAGFRDIEGHWAAPAIAELNKKGIVGGSGSYRFNPNQSITRAEAVSMLVRAVKPSGTSSVSFLDVSQAHWAYSAIMSAARAGWIGGYSGSLFRPGQPISREEMAVILLRVLAIGSPRPAAAPFGDVPIGRWSAPAIATVKQLQLIGGYSGSRFEPERLATRAEFASVLARAINR, encoded by the coding sequence ATGATGATTAACCCTTATAGAGTTAAATCGCACCGACAAGACAGGGCAAAGCCAAGCTGCGAAAGCAGCGCGGCTTGTTCCGCCATGCCAGGCGGCGGCCGTCAGCCTGCCGCCGCGCTTGCCGCGCGCTTCGCGCGCCTTGCGCTGCACGCGGGTCTTGCAGCGCTGCTGCTCGCGGGCGCCCCAGCTGCGGCGGCTCCGCTCGCCGCTGGGGCCGCTCCCGCGGCCATGCCGCCTGCAGCGGCAATCGGCGGCCCCGCAGCGCAGGCCGCCCCTGCCGCCGCCGGCGGCCGCGATGAGCCGCGAACCTGGCTCATCAAATGGCGCGACCCCGCGCAGGCGAAGCCTCTGCGCGGCACGCGCGTGCTCCGCCGCCTGGCATCGCCGGCGGCAGGCGCCGTGGACGTCGTCCGCCCCGCAGACCCCGGGGCGGACACGGAGGAATGGCTCCTCCGGCTGCAGAACACGCCGGAGCTTGAATACGTGCAGCCCGTCGGCGCCGTGCAGCTGTTGGCGGATGAGCCGGCCGCGAACGATCCTGAGCTGCCGAAGCAGCATTACCTCGACCAGATTGGCGCCAAGGAAGCATGGGCGAAGGTGCATGATCAGAAGGACATGACCATTGCGCTCATCGATACCGGCGTAGATGCGGACCATCCCGATCTCAAGGATAACTTGGTGCCGGGCATCAATCTCGTAACGCCGGGCAAGCCGCCGGAGGATGACAACGGTCACGGAACCGCAGTGGCCGGCGTGCTTGCGGGAGAAGGCAACAATAAGAAAGGCATCGCCGGCATACTGTGGCAGGCCAAAATCATGCCGATCAAGGCGCTCGATGCGGATGGTTACGGCGATGAAGAGCGCCTCGGCGAGGCAATCACGTACGCCGTCGATCACGGAGCCCGCATCTTGGTGCTCTCGGTCGGCCTATACCGCTATTCGCCGTACCTCAAAGATATCGCGATGTATGCGGAATCCAAGGGGGCGCTTCTTGTTGCGGCCAGCGGCAATGACGGCCAGCTGCTTGGCGCCAAGGCGAAGGTCAAATATCCGGCGGCTTATCCGACCGTGCTGGCCATATCCGGAGCGGACGCTGACGGCAAGCCTGAGCCCCGCTCTAATACCGGCCCGGAAATCGACCTTGCCGCGCCGTGGGGCGTGTACACGACGGCGCTTGGAGGCGGCTATACGTACGAGGAGGGCACCTCGATGGCTGCGCCGCAGGCAGCGGCAGCGGCTGCGCTAGTATGGGCCGTGCATCCAGGCTATAAGCCTTATCAAGTGAGAGAGCTTCTGCGGCAAACCGCGAAGGATATCGGCAATCCCGGCTTCGACAACGCAAGCGGCTACGGCCTCCTGCAGATCGATCAAGCCGTGAACGGGCAGCTGCGCGTCGACGGTTATGAACCGAACAACAGCCGTGCAAGCGCGAAGGTATTTCCGCTAGGCACGAAGATTGCAGGGGAGCTGAACGGCGGCACGGACAGGGAGTGGTTCGCGATCGACGTCCCCTATGACGGCGTAGTATCGATCGGCGTACAAGGGATGCCGGCTGCAGGCGAGAGCATGCAGACGCTGCTGCTGTCCCATCCCGGCGACAGCTCGCCGCAGGGCACGCAGGATACGAAACTAGGCAACCAAACGGTGGAGTGGCACGTAAAGAAAGGGCGGAACTATGTGGAGCTGCGCTTCTTTAACGGAAGCATCAAGCAGAAGCTGCCTTATTTACTCACGTCCGCCTTCGATATCGCGCCGGATGCCTACGAAATGAACGACAAGCAGTACCAAGCCTTCACGCTGCAGCCGCGCTCGCAGCAAATCATTGGAAATTTTCATCAGAAGGGTGACCGGGATTGGTATGGCGTTCATTTTGATACCGGCGGTACGTTGAAGCTGTCCGTCTCGACGGATTCTGCCCGCATGGATCCTGCGCTCGCCTTCCAGAGGCAGGGAGAAGCGTTGAAGGAGATCGATGACAACAGCGAGGGCGAGAGCGAAGCTTCGCAGAGCATCAATGTCACGCCCGGCCTCTATTACATTCGTGTGTATAACGCGATGTCCGCTCAAGCGAGCCCGTCTGCGGCGACGTACAAGCTGAATCTGCTGTTCGCCACGCGATACACGGATCCGAACGAGCCGAACGACAGAACCTATGAAGCGACAGGCATATCGCCGGGCTCCAGTTATTCCGGCGTCATCGGTATCCAGGGCGATGCGGATTGGTATCAGCTGCGTCTGGCGGGCGCCAGCATGGTGACGCTGCATGTCAGCGGCATTCCTGCGGGCATCACGATGAAAGCGGAAGTGTTCGATAAGCGGCAGAAACCACTGTTTTCGCTGAAATCCGCACCCAAAGCGCTGAGCATGGCGAGAGAGCAAAAGCTGGATGCCGGGTTATACTATATGAAAGTGACGGCAAGCGCTCCGTTCGATAAGCAGTACTACGGGCTCCGCGTCAAAGCAGAGAAGCTTGTGGCGGGATTCCGCGACATTGAAGGCCACTGGGCGGCACCTGCTATTGCCGAGCTGAATAAGAAAGGCATTGTCGGTGGAAGCGGGAGCTATCGCTTCAATCCAAATCAAAGCATCACGAGAGCGGAAGCGGTATCGATGCTTGTGAGGGCCGTGAAGCCGAGCGGAACAAGCAGCGTGAGCTTCCTCGACGTTTCGCAGGCGCATTGGGCTTACAGCGCAATTATGAGCGCCGCCAGGGCAGGCTGGATCGGCGGGTATTCCGGCAGTTTATTCCGGCCAGGGCAGCCGATTTCCCGCGAAGAAATGGCTGTCATCCTGCTGCGGGTACTCGCTATCGGCAGTCCGCGTCCGGCAGCGGCACCGTTCGGCGATGTGCCAATCGGCCGCTGGTCTGCGCCTGCGATCGCAACCGTGAAGCAGCTGCAACTTATCGGCGGGTATTCCGGCAGCCGGTTTGAACCGGAGCGACTGGCAACCCGGGCGGAATTCGCTTCCGTGCTTGCTCGCGCAATCAATCGATGA
- the murA gene encoding UDP-N-acetylglucosamine 1-carboxyvinyltransferase, with amino-acid sequence MSKIIVRGGQRLSGNVRVSGAKNAVLPILAATLLAKQGESIIHDVPYLDDVITIQQVLAALGGKLTYDNEIMRISAETLISVEAPYEWVRKMRASFLVMGPLLARLGCARIALPGGCAIGTRPIDQHLKGFEAMGAEIVLGQGFIEARTEGKLKGAKIYLDVASVGATENIMMAAALAEGTTTIENAAKEPEIVDLANYLNAMGAHVRGAGTGIIRIEGVEELVGVSHTVIPDRVEAGTYMIAAAITGGDVHIEGAIGDHLAPVISKLQEMGVSITETDSGLRVTAPKKLKSVDVKTLPYPGFPTDMQSQMMALLMVSEGTSIVTETVFENRFMHVEEFQKMNAHIKVDGRAAIVTGGTMLTGAKVTATDLRAGAALVCAALCADGESEITGIHHVDRGYVDITGKLASLGADITRDNGEEQAQHAYSKVLEGVAAALEEAEPIVAAMSQEPAKREKEAPRLKVQPTWA; translated from the coding sequence ATGAGCAAAATAATCGTCCGCGGCGGCCAGCGACTATCCGGAAATGTTCGCGTAAGCGGAGCAAAGAATGCCGTGTTACCGATTCTCGCTGCCACGTTACTAGCTAAACAAGGCGAAAGTATTATCCACGACGTACCTTATCTTGATGATGTCATCACCATTCAACAAGTACTTGCCGCTTTGGGCGGGAAGCTGACATATGATAATGAGATCATGCGTATTTCCGCAGAAACCCTCATTTCGGTCGAAGCCCCTTACGAATGGGTCCGCAAAATGCGTGCCTCGTTTCTCGTCATGGGTCCTTTGCTTGCACGTCTTGGCTGTGCGCGCATCGCGCTTCCGGGCGGCTGCGCAATCGGCACGCGTCCGATCGATCAGCATTTGAAGGGCTTTGAAGCAATGGGCGCCGAGATCGTACTCGGTCAAGGCTTCATTGAAGCGCGGACGGAAGGCAAGCTGAAGGGTGCGAAGATTTACCTCGATGTAGCCAGCGTAGGCGCTACGGAGAACATTATGATGGCTGCTGCACTTGCCGAAGGCACCACGACGATCGAGAATGCTGCGAAAGAGCCGGAAATCGTGGACTTGGCGAATTACCTGAACGCTATGGGCGCCCATGTGCGCGGCGCAGGTACAGGCATCATCCGTATTGAAGGCGTAGAAGAGCTCGTTGGTGTCTCCCACACCGTAATCCCTGACCGTGTCGAAGCAGGTACGTATATGATTGCGGCTGCGATTACCGGCGGCGATGTACATATTGAGGGTGCGATTGGCGATCATTTGGCCCCCGTTATTTCCAAGCTGCAGGAGATGGGCGTTTCCATTACGGAAACGGACAGCGGACTTCGCGTTACAGCGCCGAAGAAGCTGAAATCCGTTGATGTGAAGACGCTGCCTTATCCGGGCTTCCCGACCGACATGCAATCGCAGATGATGGCGCTTCTCATGGTTTCCGAAGGCACCAGCATCGTGACGGAAACGGTTTTCGAGAATCGTTTCATGCATGTTGAAGAATTTCAAAAAATGAATGCGCATATTAAAGTCGATGGCCGTGCGGCGATCGTGACCGGCGGAACGATGCTGACGGGCGCGAAAGTAACGGCGACGGATTTGCGCGCAGGCGCAGCGCTCGTATGCGCGGCATTATGTGCAGACGGCGAAAGCGAAATTACCGGCATTCACCATGTGGACCGCGGTTACGTGGATATCACAGGCAAGCTCGCCTCGCTGGGTGCGGATATTACTCGCGATAACGGCGAAGAACAAGCGCAGCATGCATATTCGAAAGTACTGGAAGGCGTTGCTGCCGCTCTGGAAGAAGCAGAGCCTATCGTTGCTGCGATGTCGCAGGAGCCGGCTAAGCGGGAGAAAGAAGCCCCTCGTTTGAAAGTACAGCCCACTTGGGCTTAA
- the spoIID gene encoding stage II sporulation protein D: MEHVRWKAGRSYRRRWWTKGWWIGFLWGALLVMLVKGAVFYMDVKKPEQARQTPQGATVAESAPVEPGMQTPQTAPAAEEETGKPQADLPAASGITGRDKPLRAITAYDRLWVSVYLTGDKRIEKMPIELYVRGVLAGEMPVDFELEALKAQAIAARTYIYRRLLLDDRSGLTAAERGADVDDTVMNQVYIPLGSLLKRWSGSLKDSNLEKLNQAVEETRGQIITYEGEPIQASFFSTSNGYTENASDYWSIDLPYLHSVASPWDKTISPRYRDTVTMKVDEAAAKLGVKAGAIRNMRIMDTTAGKRIKSVKIGTEKLVSGREIREKLSLASSGFTWTIEGNEITFTTQGFGHGVGMSQWGANGMAQEGAAAQEILAHFYTGTRIQQASGVLN, encoded by the coding sequence ATGGAACATGTGAGATGGAAGGCGGGGCGCTCTTATCGTCGTCGATGGTGGACAAAAGGCTGGTGGATCGGTTTCTTATGGGGCGCGCTGCTCGTGATGCTGGTAAAGGGTGCTGTCTTCTATATGGACGTTAAGAAGCCTGAGCAGGCTCGTCAGACGCCGCAGGGCGCGACCGTTGCAGAATCCGCCCCAGTGGAGCCAGGCATGCAGACGCCGCAGACAGCGCCTGCTGCGGAGGAAGAAACAGGAAAGCCGCAGGCGGATCTACCCGCAGCGTCCGGTATCACTGGCAGGGACAAGCCACTCCGGGCGATTACAGCTTATGACCGGCTGTGGGTGTCCGTTTACTTGACCGGGGACAAGCGTATCGAGAAAATGCCAATCGAGCTGTACGTGCGCGGGGTGCTGGCCGGAGAGATGCCTGTCGATTTCGAGCTGGAAGCGCTCAAGGCGCAGGCGATTGCCGCCAGAACCTATATTTATAGACGACTGCTGCTGGATGACCGCAGCGGGCTGACTGCAGCAGAGCGCGGGGCCGATGTGGACGATACCGTAATGAATCAAGTCTATATCCCGCTGGGATCGCTGCTGAAGCGGTGGAGCGGGAGTCTGAAGGACAGCAATTTGGAGAAGCTCAATCAGGCGGTCGAAGAGACGAGAGGGCAGATTATTACGTACGAAGGGGAGCCGATTCAAGCTTCCTTCTTCTCGACCAGCAACGGCTATACGGAGAATGCCTCCGATTATTGGAGCATCGACCTGCCATATTTGCACAGCGTGGCAAGTCCATGGGATAAGACCATTTCGCCTCGTTATCGGGATACGGTCACGATGAAGGTGGACGAGGCTGCGGCCAAGCTTGGGGTGAAGGCCGGCGCGATAAGGAACATGCGGATCATGGACACGACTGCGGGTAAACGAATCAAGTCGGTGAAGATCGGCACGGAGAAGCTGGTATCTGGTAGAGAGATTCGGGAGAAGCTGTCACTTGCTTCCTCCGGATTTACGTGGACGATAGAAGGAAACGAGATTACGTTTACGACGCAGGGCTTCGGTCATGGGGTCGGCATGAGTCAATGGGGAGCGAACGGAATGGCGCAGGAAGGCGCAGCAGCGCAGGAAATTCTGGCTCATTTTTATACGGGAACCCGGATTCAGCAGGCATCCGGCGTCCTAAACTAG
- a CDS encoding M23 family metallopeptidase encodes MSDNKSKFNEEAPKNGMGGTAVKPSAWRKLMAKKWVAPSAFLAAAAIIVTLMWLYGGAGETSNKPASTDVEVSQGTTTDEQTEGQVPADDPMVDKSEGETMQWPADHSQVKVAAPFYEATASNEDRLAALIQTDNKFFANMGIDLAQKDDKAFDVTAALSGRVTVSEQHPLNGNMIEIKHADGLVTVYHSLSNVQVKVGDEVTQGTVIAKAGRDELEKDLGVHLHFEVRQDGKAINPSTLLESGAADTKTQN; translated from the coding sequence ATGAGTGATAACAAATCAAAGTTCAATGAAGAAGCTCCCAAAAATGGAATGGGAGGCACTGCCGTCAAACCATCTGCTTGGCGTAAACTGATGGCGAAGAAATGGGTAGCACCATCAGCATTTCTAGCCGCGGCAGCAATTATCGTAACCTTAATGTGGCTCTATGGGGGAGCTGGAGAAACTTCGAACAAACCAGCCAGCACCGACGTAGAAGTCTCTCAAGGTACGACGACGGATGAGCAAACAGAAGGCCAGGTTCCAGCGGATGACCCTATGGTAGACAAGTCGGAAGGCGAAACGATGCAATGGCCGGCGGACCACAGTCAAGTGAAAGTAGCAGCACCGTTCTATGAAGCCACTGCTTCCAACGAAGACCGTTTGGCAGCCTTGATCCAAACGGACAACAAGTTCTTCGCCAACATGGGGATTGACCTTGCCCAAAAAGACGACAAAGCCTTCGATGTTACGGCAGCGCTGAGCGGCCGGGTTACCGTCTCGGAACAGCATCCGCTTAATGGCAATATGATCGAAATCAAGCATGCGGACGGGCTGGTTACGGTCTACCACAGCTTGAGCAATGTTCAGGTCAAAGTCGGCGATGAAGTTACGCAGGGTACTGTCATTGCGAAAGCCGGCAGAGACGAATTGGAGAAGGATCTCGGCGTCCACCTTCACTTTGAAGTGCGCCAGGACGGCAAGGCAATTAATCCTTCGACGCTGCTCGAAAGCGGCGCGGCAGATACAAAAACGCAAAACTAA